A genomic segment from Pyrodictium occultum encodes:
- the purQ gene encoding phosphoribosylformylglycinamidine synthase I, with amino-acid sequence MPRVAVVKFPGTNCDEETAYMLREVAGVEAHVVWHTEYSWRSWDATVVPGGFSYGDYGRAGLLASWSPAAEQLREAAAAGSPILGICNGFQVLVEAGILPGALLPNESGRFIARWTRVRVHAPRGPWLLAAEEGMVLEMPIAHAEGRYYHPDPGSLLRDRPWLEYLENPNGSVANIAGLGSQDGAVLGLMPHPERAAHPLQTPRGRGTGGRVLFESIGAALRRGW; translated from the coding sequence TTGCCTAGGGTCGCGGTGGTGAAGTTCCCCGGCACCAACTGCGACGAGGAGACCGCCTACATGCTCCGCGAGGTAGCCGGCGTGGAGGCCCACGTGGTCTGGCACACCGAGTACAGTTGGAGGAGCTGGGACGCCACCGTGGTGCCCGGGGGCTTCAGCTACGGCGACTACGGCCGCGCCGGGCTACTCGCCTCCTGGAGCCCAGCAGCCGAGCAGCTCCGGGAGGCCGCGGCGGCCGGCTCCCCCATACTCGGCATATGCAACGGCTTCCAGGTGCTCGTCGAGGCCGGCATACTCCCCGGCGCGCTCCTCCCCAACGAGAGCGGCCGCTTCATCGCCCGCTGGACGCGTGTCCGGGTCCACGCGCCGCGGGGGCCCTGGCTCCTCGCGGCCGAGGAGGGGATGGTGCTGGAGATGCCTATAGCCCATGCGGAGGGCCGCTACTACCACCCAGACCCCGGCTCCCTGCTGAGGGATAGGCCCTGGCTGGAGTACCTCGAGAACCCCAACGGCAGCGTCGCCAACATCGCGGGGCTGGGTAGCCAGGACGGGGCGGTGCTGGGCCTAATGCCGCACCCGGAGAGGGCCGCCCACCCCCTCCAGACGCCCAGGGGCCGGGGAACCGGCGGCCGCGTCCTCTTCGAGTCCATCGGGGCAGCGCTGCGGAGGGGCTGGTGA
- the purS gene encoding phosphoribosylformylglycinamidine synthase subunit PurS, whose translation MARHRVLVMVSYKPSARDPEGETLAGELRRLGYTWILGARAGKAFVFEVEAGSREEAARLVEEMARETRLYNPAVHSLLVIPLA comes from the coding sequence TTGGCGAGGCACCGCGTGCTGGTAATGGTGTCCTATAAGCCCTCCGCCCGGGACCCGGAGGGCGAGACCCTGGCCGGGGAGCTGAGGAGGCTCGGCTACACGTGGATCCTCGGCGCCAGGGCCGGGAAGGCCTTCGTCTTCGAGGTCGAGGCCGGGTCAAGGGAGGAGGCGGCCCGGCTCGTAGAGGAGATGGCCAGGGAGACCCGGCTCTACAACCCCGCCGTCCACAGCCTCCTGGTGATCCCCCTTGCCTAG
- a CDS encoding phosphoribosylaminoimidazolesuccinocarboxamide synthase yields MLAESLTLLRIKPGDVEAVERFAGELGLTVYDAAYVYYARLHGAGWGRPGTWRWRQGGCGGAPGRLARVSILYTWPSRGEGFPHPGMLLDPLLGQVPIMGVTLRPGRLLYEGKAKRVLDAGDGRAVMEFKDGVTAFDGRRRDPAPGKGEAAARLSARMFELLEEHGVRTHYICYMGGSRILVERHEVAPLEVIVRNYAYGSMVRRMPFLKPMARLSRPLVELHLKDDERGDPLLLPEDVVEAGLLSWSELDALRSLALRVDAVLESFWRRRGLRLIDFKIEVARTPRGFVVVDEVSGDTMRLVDAEGRHLDKELYRRGGSVEELVEAYRELARLAGAPERLCGE; encoded by the coding sequence GTGCTCGCTGAGAGCCTCACCCTGCTGAGGATAAAGCCCGGCGACGTGGAGGCCGTGGAGAGGTTCGCCGGCGAGCTGGGGCTCACTGTCTACGACGCCGCCTACGTCTACTACGCGCGGCTCCACGGGGCCGGCTGGGGAAGGCCGGGGACGTGGCGGTGGAGACAGGGTGGCTGCGGCGGAGCCCCCGGGCGACTAGCGCGAGTCTCCATCCTCTATACTTGGCCAAGTAGAGGCGAGGGGTTCCCTCATCCTGGAATGCTTTTAGACCCCTTACTCGGCCAAGTCCCAATCATGGGGGTTACGCTGAGGCCCGGGCGGCTCCTCTACGAGGGGAAGGCTAAGCGAGTCCTAGACGCCGGCGACGGAAGGGCGGTCATGGAGTTCAAGGATGGGGTCACGGCGTTCGACGGGAGGAGGAGGGACCCGGCGCCGGGCAAGGGGGAGGCCGCGGCCCGGCTCTCGGCCAGGATGTTCGAGCTCCTCGAGGAGCACGGGGTGCGCACCCACTACATCTGCTACATGGGCGGCTCCCGGATCCTCGTGGAGAGGCACGAGGTGGCCCCCCTCGAGGTGATAGTGCGTAACTACGCCTACGGCTCCATGGTCAGGCGCATGCCCTTCCTCAAGCCCATGGCCCGGCTCTCTAGGCCGCTGGTGGAGCTGCACCTCAAGGACGATGAGAGGGGCGACCCCCTCCTGCTCCCGGAGGACGTGGTGGAGGCGGGGCTCCTCTCCTGGAGCGAGCTGGACGCGCTCCGGAGCCTCGCCCTCCGGGTGGACGCGGTTCTCGAATCCTTCTGGAGGCGGAGGGGGCTCCGGCTCATAGACTTCAAGATAGAGGTGGCGAGGACCCCGAGGGGCTTCGTGGTGGTCGACGAGGTGTCGGGCGACACGATGAGGCTCGTCGACGCCGAGGGCAGGCACCTGGACAAAGAGCTCTACCGCCGGGGAGGTAGCGTGGAGGAGCTGGTGGAGGCGTACAGGGAGCTGGCCAGGCTGGCCGGGGCCCCGGAGAGGCTCTGCGGGGAGTGA